CCTCACCTGACCGGGACGGCACCTGACCCAGGACGCGCGAAAGGCCCCCATCCCGTGAGGGATGGGGGCCTTTCTCATGTAGCCCCGACCGGATTCGAACCGGCGCCGCCGCCTTGAGAGGGCGGTGTCCTAGGCCGCTAGACGACGGGGCCTCCTGCGCTTCTTGCCTGGTCAGAGTTTATCGGATCTCCCGACTCGCTCCAAACCGCTGGGGTACCAGGACTCGAACCTAGACTAACTGAACCAGAATCAGTCGTGCTGCCAATTACACCATACCCCATGGGGTATTCCGTCCGCCCGGAGGTGAACGTCGTACCGGGCGGTAACATTACCCGGCCCTCCCCCTGGAGCCAAAGCCGGGAGCGGTGGGGGTGGTCACACTCGCCCCTCACGGGCCCTCGAGCAGCCCGAGGTCCAGGGCTCGCAGGACCGCCCTCGTGCGGTCGCGGACCCCGAGCTTGACGAACACCGCGGACAGGTAGTTCTTCACCGTGCCGGGCGCGAGGAACAGTGCCCCGGAGATCTCGGTGTTGGAGTAGCCGGCGGCCACGAGCCGCAGGACGTCGAGCTCCCTGGGGGTCAGCGGCTCAGGCGCAGCAAGGCCTTCGACCCCCGAGCGCTCGCGCCGGACCGCCCGGAAGAGCCGGTCGGTGAGGCCCGGCTGGAGCAGTGTGCCGCCCCCTGCCAGGACGGTGATCGCCGAGACGAGCTGGTCGAGCGTCACGTCCTTGAGGAGGTAGCCGCGGGCGCCGGCGCGCAGCGCGCGGAGCACGAGCTCGTCGTCGTCGAAGGTCGTGAGGACGAGGACCGGGAGACGGAGATCACGCTCCCGGAGCTCCTCGAGGACGGCGATCCCGTCCCGTCTGGGCATGCGCAGGTCCAGGAGGAGCACGTCGACGTCACCCGCGGCGACGATCGCGAGGGCGTCCTCACCGTCCTCCCCCTCGCCTGTGACGTTGATCTCCTCGCTCAGCGAGAGGAGGCCGACGATGCCCTGGCGGACGAGCGTCTGGTCGTCGACGACGGCGACCCGGATCACGGCGCGACCCGCCCGACGTCGCGCCCCGCGCCGGCCCGCCCGACGGTGAGGGCACGCGCACCGGGGCGCACCTCGCCCGGCGCGCGCGGCACCGTGACGGTCACGGTGAAACCCTCCCCGGGCGCCGACTCGACCGCCACCCGCCCGCCGAGCGCCCCGACACGCTCGGCCATCCCGGTGAGCCCGTTGCCCGGCACGACCGCCGGGCTCCCCCGCCCGTCGTCGTGGGCGCGCACGGTGAGCGCGCCGTCGTCGTCCTGGACGACCGCCACGTCCAGCCGCCGCGCGCCCGCGTGGCGCAGCGTGTTCGTCGCGATCTCCTGGACCGCGCGGCCCACGGCCAGCGCGACGTCCTGCGCGGGCGGCTCGGGCACCTCGACGGCGAGCGCGACCTCCAGCCCGGGCAGGTCCCCGAGCAGCTCGCGCAGCGTCTCCGCGAGCCGGTGCGGCTCCTCGCGCAGCGCGCTCACCGTCGCGCGCACCTCCCCGAGCAGGTCCTTGGCGACGGCGCGGGCGCGCGCGACGTGCCGCGCCGCCTCCCCCTCGGCGAGGTGCCCGGCGATCTCCAGCTCCAGGGCGAGCGCGGTGAGCTGGTGCCCCACGCCGTCGTGCAGGTCGCGGGCGATGCGCAGCCGCTCTGCGTCGCGGCTCGACGCGGAGAGCAGGGCGGTCGCTGCCCGCAGCTCCGCGTGCGCCGCCCGCAGCTCCTCGTGGGTGGCGCGCAGGCGGCTGTGGGCCCGGTCGAGCTCGGCGCGGCCAGCCGCCTCACGCTCCGCGATGGTGATGACGGCGACGGCGAAGGCCTGGAAGGAGGCGAACGTGCCGGTGAGCGCGAGGACGATGCCGACGTCCGCGCCGCCGAGCACCATCCCCACGGCGACGGCCACGGACTGCACTGCGACGAGGGCGACGAGCCCGCCGCGCCCCACGACCGTCGTCCACGACGCCGCGGTGACGACGAAGAGGGTCGCCATCCAGCTGAGGCCGGGCGCGAGGAACCACACCGCGAGGCCGAGCAGGAGCAGCAGCGGCGCGGCCGGCACCCGCGGCAGGAGCGGACGGCGCACGAGCAGCTCGGCGTCCAGGACGTAGACGAGGACGTAGCCGGCGAGGGCCAGCGACCACGCCGTGAGGGTCGCCGGGGCGGGCTGCCACGCGCCCGTCGCCACCGAGACGAGGGCCGCACCGCCCGCGACCAGCACGGCGGCGAGGCCGGTGAGCGCGCTCGAGCGCGCGTCCGTGGCGTTCGTCACACGGCGATCGTAGAGGGCGGGCCGCACGCGCCGGGGGTGCCATTGGTCATTGCCCGGATGCGGACCTTCCGGCACCACCGCCGGCGGCGCCGTCTCCCTAGCGTCGTCGTCACCAGGAAGGAGCCCGATGATGACCGTTCTCTCGATGACCGACGTCCACAAGCGCTACGGGCCCACGGCCGCGCTGGCCGGGGCCGACCTCGCCGTCCACCGCGGGGAGGTCGTCGCCCTGCTCGGCCCCAACGGCGCCGGCAAGACGACGATGTTCGAGCTGCTGCTCGGCCTCGTGCGGCCCACCTCCGGGCGGGTGCGGGTGCTCGGCGCGGCACCGGGCACGTCCCGGCACCGGGTGGGGGCGATGCTCCAGTCCGCCGGCCTGCCCGAGCAGGTGACCGTCGCCGAGCTCGTCGAGCTCGTCGGCCGGTCCTACCCCCGCCCCCTGCCGACGCCGCAGGTGCTCGAGCGCACCGCCCTCACCGACCGTGCCCGGCGCACCGTCACCGCGCTGTCCGGCGGCGAGCGCCAGCGGCTGCTGCTCGCCATGGCGCTCGTCGGCGCCCCCGAGCTGCTGCTCCTCGACGAGCCGACCGCGGCGATGGACGTCGCCTCGCGGCGGGCGTTCTGGCGGCTCACCCGCGCGAGTGTCGCCGAGGGCGCGACCGTCCTGTTCGCCACCCACGACCTCCTCGAGGCCGAGGCGGTGGCCGACCGCGTCGTCGTCGTCGCCCGGGGGCGCGTGATCGCCGACGCCCCACCCCACGAGCTCGCCGAGCACGACCACCTCGAGGAGGTCTTCCTCGCCCTCACCGAGGAGTCACCCACCGTCGAAGGAGCCTGGCCATGACCCTCACCGTCCCCAACCGCGGCGCCGGGGCCACCGCCCGCCTCGTGCGCTGGCACACGACCGTCCAGCTGCGGTCCTCGTTCCGCAGCGCGGAGTTCGCCGTCGGCGCCATGGCGGTGCCGGTCATCCTCTACGCGATGTTCGGGCTGCCGCGCACCGGCAGCCTGCTGCCCGGCGGCACGCCCGTAACGCTGGCGATGCTCGTGTCGATCGCCTGCTACGGCGTCGTCTCCCTCGCGATCTTCACCTTCGGGGAGGACATCGCCAAGGAGCGCGGCCGCGGCTGGCCGCGCACGCTCGCCGCGACCCCGCTGCCCCGCTGGGTCGACCTCACCGGCAGGTCGCTCACCGCCGTCGTCCACGCGGCGCTCGTCGTCGGGGCGATGGCCGCGGCGGCGGTGCTCCTGGGGGACGTGCGGCTGCCCGCGGGGACGTGGCTCGTCCTCGTGGCCACGCTCGTCGGCGGGGTGCTGGCCTTCGCGCCGCTCGGCTTCGCGATCGCCTACCTCGCCCGGCCGCGGGCGGCCACCGTCATCGCCAACCTCGTCTTCCTGCCGCTGAGCTTCGCGTCGGGGTTCTTCTTCCCGCTCTCGGAGCTGCCCGACGTCCTCGCCCGGGTCGCGCCGTGGCTGCCCACCTACCACTTCGGGCAGCTCGCCTACCGCACGGTGCTGCCCGCCGAGGACCTCACGTCCTGGACGGGACTGGCGGTGCAGCCGGCGTGGGTGCACGTGGCCTGGCTCGTGGGCTCGGCCGTCGTGCTCGGGTCGGTCGCGCTCCTCGCGGCGCGGCGCGAGGCGGTGACCCGGCGGGGATGAGCCTCACTCCCCGAGGTAGGTGCCCATGCTCCACAGGTTGCCGTCGTTGTCGCGCACGGCGAAGGTCGCGGGGTCGTAGTCCGTGGCGTGGAGCGGGGTGAGGACCTCGACGCCGGCCGCCTGGGCGCGCTGCCAGGCGGCCTCGACGCCGGCGGCGTCCGGAGCGACGACGTACACGCCGGCGGCCCCGAGGGCGCCCCAGTCCCCCGTCTTGCCGCGGGAGCCGAACATGACGCCGCCGTCGCCGTCGGGCCGGCGGGCCTCCCCGTGGACGACTGTGCCGTCGTCCTCGCGGTGCAGGGCCGTGACGACGAAGCCGAGGACGTCGGTGAGGAAGCGGGTGCCGGCGTCGACGTCGGTGAAGCCCACGCTCGGCCAGACGGCGGGGCGGGGTGCGGGAAGGTCGTGGGTGCTCATGGGACCGATGGTCGCGCGGGGCGCCCGGCGGCGTCTTGGACGAATGGGAGCTCCTCGCGCAGCCACGCGGTGATGCTCGTGCCGGTGAGGGAGCGCCACTCCCGGGCAAGGTGCGGCTGGTCGGCATATCCGCAGGCGACGGCGAGGTCGGCGAGGGGCACGGGCCGGGCGCGCAGGGTGTGCTGGGCGCGTTCGAAGCGCACGACGCGCGCCGCCTCCTTCGGCGTGAGGCCGGTGGCTGCCCGGAAGCGCTCACCGAGGTGGCGGCGTCCCCAGCCCACGTGCGCGGCGACTGCCGCCACCGGCGCCGTCCCGTGGCTCACGAGGATGAGGCGCCACGCCTCGGCGACCTCCGCGGCCACGCCCGCCGGGCCGGGCTCCGCTCCCCACCGCCGGGCCGCCAGGCGCTCGAGGAGGACGGTGTCGAGCAGCCGGAAGCGCTCGTCCCACCCGCCCGCGGCGCGGAGACGCTCGACCATCCGGGCTGCCCGGGCGCCGAGGACGTCGGCGAGGTCGACCGCGCGGTCCCGCAGCTCCCCGCCGGGGACGCCGAGGAGCACGCGCGAGCCGAGCGGGGTCAGCCCGTACTGCAGGCCCTCCTGGGGACCCGAGGCGTCGATGAGCGCAGGGCGGGTGTGCAGGCCGCCGGCCACGCCGTGCGCGCTCACCGGTTCGCCCATCCCGCTGACCATGAGCGGGGCGAGGAGCTCGACGACGAGCGTGAGGTGACGGGAGGGCAGCCCCCTGTGCACCCCCGTCGGGAAGGCAGGGGCACGGTAGCCGACCGCCGAGGACACCAGTGGCCGCAGCGGCGCCGGCGGGACGTGCGTCACGAGCCCGGACACCCCTCCATGGTGCCCCGCCCCCGCCCCACCGTCGAGGGTGCCCGGTGCCCTGCTGCCCACCCGCCCTCTCCGCGCACAGTGCCTGTGCCTTGACCCGGCACAGGGCGCGGGCCGGTACCCACGACGCGCTGACCCCCGTCCTGCTCGGCAGCGGCCGGGAGGTCGCGGCACCCTGACGTCGGGAAAACCGGTGCACCGGGCGCACACGCCGGGCACCCTGTGGTCGTGAGCACCCACGAGCTGCCCGCGGTCGGAGCCCCCGCGAAGCGCGCGCTCACGCAGGCCGGCGTGAGGACGCTCGAGGACGTCGCCGCGTGGTCGGAGGACAACCTGCTCGCCCTGCACGGCGTCGGACCACGTGCCGTCCGGATCCTGCGCGAAGCCCTCGCCGAGCACGACCTCTCCCTCGCCGACTGACCCCACCCCAGCCCTCCAAGCACCTCACCCTCCCCCAGCCCCCACCCGCGGCAGCCGACTTCCGCACGACAGCCGACTTCCGCTCACCCGGCTCGAGACGGCGTCCACCAGCACAAGGTGTGGACTCATCGACCTCTGAGGTCCACGAGTCCACACTCAAGCGTCCGAGTCGCCGAGCAGGGAGCGTCAGGGGCGGGGACGAACGGGCACAACTCCGCTCTCACGCAGAAGTCGGCTCTCGCGCACAAGTCCGCTCTCGCGCAAAAGTCGGCTCTCGCGCAGAAGTCGGCTCTCGCGGGAGAAGCGGGCTGGTGGGCGGGGCACGGTGGGCAGGCGGGCGGACGGGTTGACAAGGTCTCCCGGGCGGTGCCAGGATCCCGGCAGTCGGAATCGTTTCCAAGGCCGCCAGGACGCGGTTGGAAACGATTCCGGATCAGCAACGGTGCACAGCCAATGGAGGTGACTCGACGGTGACGTCCCAACGCGCGACCCTCATCCAGGTCGCCGAGCTCGCCGGGGTCTCCCTCGCGTCGACGTCGCGGGCGCTGCACGGCACGGGCGCCAGCCCGGCCATGGTCGAGCGGGTCCGCGCCGCGGCCGCCGAGCTCGGCTACAGCCCTCAGATGATGGGCCGCTCGCTGCGCATGAAGCGCACCTTCCAGGTGGCCTTCGCCGTCGCGGACATCGGCAACCCGGTCTACACCGAGATGCTCACCGCCCTGCACGGCGTGCTCGCCCCCCACGGCTACCGCGTCGTCGTCATGTCGACAGGCGACTCCCTGTCCTCCACCATCGACCTCGTCCGCAGCCTCGACGGCGGGTTCGTCGACGGGATGATCATCAGCCCGCTGCGCCTCGACGACACCTTCGTCAGCGCCGTGGAGAAGGCGGCGGTGCCGGTCGTCGTCATCGGCCGCTCGCTCGCCGAGCACGGCATCGACTCCGTCTCCACCGACTCCGCCGGCGGCATCGCGCTGGCCGTCGAGCACCTCGTCGCGACCGGACGACGGCGCATCGGGTTCCTCAACGGCCCGCTCGACACCACCCCGGGTGAGGCCCGGCAGCGCGGCTTCGACGCCGCGACCGCATCCCCGTCCTTCGGGACGGAGGTCGCCGGCACCCAGGTCGCGGACGACTTCACCGTCGCCGCGGGCGTCGCGGCCGCCCACCGGCTGCTGGACTCCGCTCCCGACGCCGTCGTCGCCGCCAACGACCTCCTCGCCATCGGCGCCATCCGCGCCGCGGGCGAGCGGGGGCTCACGGTGCCCGGCGACCTCGCCGTCACCGGCATGGACGACACCGAGCTCGGCCGGGTCTTCCAGCCGAGCCTCACCAGCGTCTCCCTCGGGTCCGGCCGCCGTGGCCGGCTCGCCGCCGAGCTCATGCTCGGCCTGCTCGACGACGACGCCGAGCGGGGCCGCTTCCTGCTCGTCGGACCCGAGCTCATGGTGCGCGAGTCCTCGGTGGACACCCGGCGCCACCCCACCACCACCGACAAGGAGGACGCATGACGGCACCCACCCTCGCCGCGGGGGCCAACCCGCGCGTGCCCGCACCCCGCCCGAGCCGGGGCTCGGGCCGGCGGCGCAGCGGGCTCGAGCGCGCCAGGCGACGTGAGGCCGCGGCCCTCGTCATCCCGTCGCTCATCCCGATCCTCGTCCTCAGCGTCGCGCCGCTCATCATCGGCGTGGCCCTCGCGTTCACCGACGCGCGCCTCGTGCGCAACCCGGAGTACACGTTCGTCGGGGTCGACAACTTCAGCCGCCTCGCGGCGAACTCCTTCTTCTGGGACTCCTTCCGCATCGGCATGGTCTGGGCGGTGTCGGTGACGCTGCTCCAGCTGCTCGCCGCGCTCGGACTCGCGCTGCTGCTCAACTCCGGGCTGCGCTTGCAGGGCCTGACCCGGGTGCTCGCCCTCATCCCGTGGGCGATGCCCCCGGTGGTCGTGGCGATCATGTGGCAGATGATCTACTCGCCCAACGCCGGGCCGCTCAACGCCGCGCTCGGCGCGGTGGGCCTGCCGGACGACATCAACTGGCTGGCCGACTTCTCCACCGCACTGCCGGCGGTCATCGTCGTCGGCGTGTGGGTCGGCATGCCGCAGACCACCGTCACCCTCCTCGCCGGCCTCCAGCAGATCCCGGGCGAGCTCAACGAGGCGGCGTCGATGGACGGCGCCAGCGCCTGGCAGCGGTTCACCGCCGTCACGTGGCCGAGCCTGCGGCCCATCGTCACCTCGATCACGTCGCTGAACTTCATCTGGAACTTCAACTCCTTCTCCCTGGTCTACGTCCTCACCGAGGGCGGACCGGGCGGCCGGACGATGCTCCCGATGCTCTTCACCTACCTCGAGGCCTTCAAGAACCGGAACATCGGCTACGCCGCGGCGATGGGCGTCGTCCTCGTCGTCGTCGTCGTCATCCTCCTCACCGTCTACCTGTGGTCGCAGTTCCGCGAGGACCGCACCGGGAAGAAGGGCTGAACGCGTGCGCACCCTCATCCGTCCCGCCCAGTACGCGGCGCTGGTCGCCTACATCGTTTTCCTCGGGTTCCCACTGCTGTGGCTCATGTCGGCCTCGCTGAAGTCCTCCGGTGAGCTCAACTCGCTGTCGATCAGCCTCATCCCGCAGGAGTGGCACTGGGAGAACTACTCCCAGGCGCTCGCCCGCCAGGGCCTGGTCCGGTCCGCGGCGAACAGCACCGCGGTCGCCCTCGTCTCCACGGTGCTCGTCATCGTCATCGCGATGCCGGCCGCCTACGTCCTCGCGCGGCTCAAGGGCAAGGTCCGCGCCGCCGGGATCGGCTGGATCCTGGTGAGCCAGGTGTTCCCGGTCATCCTCATCATCCTGCCGCTGTTCCTCATCCTGCGGACCCTGGGCCTCACCGACAGCCTCGTCGGCCTCACCCTCGTCCACACGACCTACACGCTGCCCTTCGCGCTGTGGATGCTCCAGGGCTACGTCACGGGCATCCCCACGGACCTCGAGGAGGCGGGCTCGATGGACGGCGCGCCCCGCGTGCGGGTGCTGCGCTCGATCGTCTTCCCCCTCCTGCTGCCCGGCGTCGTCGCCACAGCGATGTTCTCCTTCGTCTCCTCGTGGAACGAGTTCTTCTTCGCCCTCGTCCTGCTCCAGTCCCCGGAGAACTACACCCTGCCCATCACGCTGAAGATGTTCATCGGCGGGGAGGGCAAGGTCGCGCTCGGCCCGCTGGCGGCCGGCTCGGTGCTCGCCGCGATCCCGAGCATCGTCTTCTTCTCGATCATGCAGCGAAAGCTCACCGGCGGACTCCTCGCCGGTGCCGTCAAGGGCTGACCCCGAACCTTCCTCCCCATCCCACCCCTGAAAGGTCAACCACATGAAGATCCGTGGAGCTTCCACAGTCGCATGCCTCACGATCGCCGCGCTCACCCTCGCCGCCTGCGGCGGCGGGGACGAGGACGGCAGCGCGGACGGCCCGGTGACCCTCACCTTCCAGTCGCTCTCCGACCAGCCGGCCGCCATCGCGGCCACCGAGGCCATCGTCGCCGAGTGGAACGAGGCCAACCCCGACGTCCAGGTCGAGATCGTCCCCGCGGGCTGGGACGGCATCTACGACAAGCTCATCACCCAGTTCAACGGCGGCGCCGCACCGGACGTCATCCACTACGAGGCCGCGAGCATCGTCCCCTTCGCGGCCGACGGCTACCTCGCCGACCTCTCGGAGTACATGTCCGACGAGCGCCGCGAGGACATCCCCGAGGGCATCCTCGACGCCGTGACCGTCGACGGCGAGGTCATCGCCTACCCCACCGAGCTGCAGTCCTACATGGTCTTCGCGAACACCGCGATGCTCGAGGCGGCGGGCGTGGAGATCCCCTCCGGCGAGACGATGACGTGGGACGAGCTGCGCGAGCTGGCGCAGGCGACGACGACCGACGGCGTCCACGGGCTGGGCTGGGGCCTGGCGAGCCCGACCGCGGCGTTCATGTCCTTCGCCCCGGGCTTCGGCGGGACCTTCTTCGAGGGCACCGGCGCCGACGCGTCGCTCACCATCGGCGAGGGTGAGCTGTCCGTGCCCGAGCTCGTCCACACGATGGCGTTCGAGGACCAGACGATCCTGCCGGTCACCCTCACCCAGTCCGGCTCGGAGACCCTCGCCTCCTTCTACGGCGAGCAGATCGCGATGACGATCCAGGGCTCCTTCCAGGCCGCGAACATCGCCACCGACGCCCCCGAGGGCCTCGAGTGGACCGTGCTGCCCCCGCTCGCCGGCCCCGACGGCGCCGGGCAGGCCGCCAACCCGCAGACGCTGTCGGTGAACATCGACTCCGAGCACGTCGAGGAGTCCGCGGCGTTCATCGAGTTCTTCACCGAGACGGAGAACCTCGCGGCCCTCAACGAGGCCGACGCCCTCATCCCGGCCACGACGTCCGCGCAGGAGCTCATGGCCGAGCAGCTCGGTGACGAGAACGGCTGGGCGACCATCCTGTCCTCCGGCCAGCACCTCGTCTCGGCGCCGTACCTCTTCGTCGACGCCTACGCGCAGTGGAAGGACACCGTGGCGACCCCCGCCTTCCAGCGCTACCTCGCGCAGGAGATCGACGCCGACGGCCTCGCCGGCCAGCTCGAGGACGGCTGGGCCGAGATCACCGGCTGAACCGACGCCCGCGGTGGTGGCCTGGCGCCACCACCGCGGGCCACCACCGCATCACCGCACCGGACCGTAGGACGAACGAACGAGCAGGGAGCAGATCCGTGAGCTGGCTGGACGACCGATGCATGGCGGTGATCACCGGCGCCGCCGTCGGAGACGCCCTGGGGGGAGCCACCGAGGGGTGGACCCCGGAGCAGATCGAGGAGCGGCACGGTGGCCGGGTGCGGGGCATCGTCGGCCCCTGGTACGAGAACTGGCGTACCGCGCGCCCGATCGCGCCGTACCACAAGGGTGACGGGCACATCACCGACGACACCCTCATGACGCGGGCGCTCGTCGAGGTCTACGCCAAGCGGCGGGCGCACCTCGACGCGTACGCCGTCGCCGAGGACCTCGTCCCGCTGATGATCGGTGAGCCGCGCTGGATCCCCGAGCTGGAGGACGAGGCGCTCATCCTCCAGCGGGTCTTCCTCGCCGAGAAGTGGATCGTCGCCCGCCTGCACTACGGGCACGTCGACCCGCGCGAGGCGGGCGTGGGCAACGTCGTCAACTGCGGTGCCGCGATGTACATGGCGCCCGTCGGCCTGGCCAACGCCGGGGACCCGCGGGCCGCCTACGCCGAGGCGATCGACGTCGCCGGGGCGCACCAGTCGAGCTACGGCCGGGAGGCGGCGGGCGTGTTCGCGGCGATGGTCGCGGCCGCCGTCGCCCCCGGCGCGAGTGTCGACGACGTCGTCCGGGCGGCCCTGGACGTCGCCCACGACGGGACGGCGGACGCGCTGCGGGCCGTCGTCGACGCCGTCGCCGGGCGCGAGGTCCCCGCCGACGACGACGGCGAGCGCGAGCTGGCCCGCGTCGTGCGCGAGGCCGTGGCCCCCTACGACTCGGTGGGCCCGGAGTACCGGCAGATGTCGATGGACGCCCGCCGGCCCTCCCGCACGAAGTCCATCGAGGAGCTGCCCGCGGCGCTCGGCTTCGTCCTCGGCCACCGCGGCGACTTCCGCGGCGCCGTGCTCGGCGCGGTGAACTACGGCCGCGACGCCGACTCGATCGCCGTCATGGCCGGCGCCGTGTGCGCGGGACTCGGCGGCACCGAGGTCGTGCCCACCGAGTGGCTGGACGAGATCGAGCGCGCGAGCCGCACGGACGTGCGGGCCACCGGCCGACTCATGGCCGACGCCGCCCGGGACATCCTGCGCGCC
Above is a genomic segment from Georgenia wutianyii containing:
- a CDS encoding response regulator, producing MIRVAVVDDQTLVRQGIVGLLSLSEEINVTGEGEDGEDALAIVAAGDVDVLLLDLRMPRRDGIAVLEELRERDLRLPVLVLTTFDDDELVLRALRAGARGYLLKDVTLDQLVSAITVLAGGGTLLQPGLTDRLFRAVRRERSGVEGLAAPEPLTPRELDVLRLVAAGYSNTEISGALFLAPGTVKNYLSAVFVKLGVRDRTRAVLRALDLGLLEGP
- a CDS encoding sensor histidine kinase, with the translated sequence MTNATDARSSALTGLAAVLVAGGAALVSVATGAWQPAPATLTAWSLALAGYVLVYVLDAELLVRRPLLPRVPAAPLLLLLGLAVWFLAPGLSWMATLFVVTAASWTTVVGRGGLVALVAVQSVAVAVGMVLGGADVGIVLALTGTFASFQAFAVAVITIAEREAAGRAELDRAHSRLRATHEELRAAHAELRAATALLSASSRDAERLRIARDLHDGVGHQLTALALELEIAGHLAEGEAARHVARARAVAKDLLGEVRATVSALREEPHRLAETLRELLGDLPGLEVALAVEVPEPPAQDVALAVGRAVQEIATNTLRHAGARRLDVAVVQDDDGALTVRAHDDGRGSPAVVPGNGLTGMAERVGALGGRVAVESAPGEGFTVTVTVPRAPGEVRPGARALTVGRAGAGRDVGRVAP
- a CDS encoding ABC transporter ATP-binding protein, which codes for MTVLSMTDVHKRYGPTAALAGADLAVHRGEVVALLGPNGAGKTTMFELLLGLVRPTSGRVRVLGAAPGTSRHRVGAMLQSAGLPEQVTVAELVELVGRSYPRPLPTPQVLERTALTDRARRTVTALSGGERQRLLLAMALVGAPELLLLDEPTAAMDVASRRAFWRLTRASVAEGATVLFATHDLLEAEAVADRVVVVARGRVIADAPPHELAEHDHLEEVFLALTEESPTVEGAWP
- a CDS encoding ABC transporter permease, with translation MTLTVPNRGAGATARLVRWHTTVQLRSSFRSAEFAVGAMAVPVILYAMFGLPRTGSLLPGGTPVTLAMLVSIACYGVVSLAIFTFGEDIAKERGRGWPRTLAATPLPRWVDLTGRSLTAVVHAALVVGAMAAAAVLLGDVRLPAGTWLVLVATLVGGVLAFAPLGFAIAYLARPRAATVIANLVFLPLSFASGFFFPLSELPDVLARVAPWLPTYHFGQLAYRTVLPAEDLTSWTGLAVQPAWVHVAWLVGSAVVLGSVALLAARREAVTRRG
- a CDS encoding VOC family protein — protein: MSTHDLPAPRPAVWPSVGFTDVDAGTRFLTDVLGFVVTALHREDDGTVVHGEARRPDGDGGVMFGSRGKTGDWGALGAAGVYVVAPDAAGVEAAWQRAQAAGVEVLTPLHATDYDPATFAVRDNDGNLWSMGTYLGE
- a CDS encoding AraC family transcriptional regulator; translation: MSGLVTHVPPAPLRPLVSSAVGYRAPAFPTGVHRGLPSRHLTLVVELLAPLMVSGMGEPVSAHGVAGGLHTRPALIDASGPQEGLQYGLTPLGSRVLLGVPGGELRDRAVDLADVLGARAARMVERLRAAGGWDERFRLLDTVLLERLAARRWGAEPGPAGVAAEVAEAWRLILVSHGTAPVAAVAAHVGWGRRHLGERFRAATGLTPKEAARVVRFERAQHTLRARPVPLADLAVACGYADQPHLAREWRSLTGTSITAWLREELPFVQDAAGRPARPSVP
- a CDS encoding helix-hairpin-helix domain-containing protein; translated protein: MSTHELPAVGAPAKRALTQAGVRTLEDVAAWSEDNLLALHGVGPRAVRILREALAEHDLSLAD
- a CDS encoding LacI family DNA-binding transcriptional regulator, whose product is MTSQRATLIQVAELAGVSLASTSRALHGTGASPAMVERVRAAAAELGYSPQMMGRSLRMKRTFQVAFAVADIGNPVYTEMLTALHGVLAPHGYRVVVMSTGDSLSSTIDLVRSLDGGFVDGMIISPLRLDDTFVSAVEKAAVPVVVIGRSLAEHGIDSVSTDSAGGIALAVEHLVATGRRRIGFLNGPLDTTPGEARQRGFDAATASPSFGTEVAGTQVADDFTVAAGVAAAHRLLDSAPDAVVAANDLLAIGAIRAAGERGLTVPGDLAVTGMDDTELGRVFQPSLTSVSLGSGRRGRLAAELMLGLLDDDAERGRFLLVGPELMVRESSVDTRRHPTTTDKEDA
- a CDS encoding carbohydrate ABC transporter permease, with amino-acid sequence MTAPTLAAGANPRVPAPRPSRGSGRRRSGLERARRREAAALVIPSLIPILVLSVAPLIIGVALAFTDARLVRNPEYTFVGVDNFSRLAANSFFWDSFRIGMVWAVSVTLLQLLAALGLALLLNSGLRLQGLTRVLALIPWAMPPVVVAIMWQMIYSPNAGPLNAALGAVGLPDDINWLADFSTALPAVIVVGVWVGMPQTTVTLLAGLQQIPGELNEAASMDGASAWQRFTAVTWPSLRPIVTSITSLNFIWNFNSFSLVYVLTEGGPGGRTMLPMLFTYLEAFKNRNIGYAAAMGVVLVVVVVILLTVYLWSQFREDRTGKKG
- a CDS encoding carbohydrate ABC transporter permease — translated: MRTLIRPAQYAALVAYIVFLGFPLLWLMSASLKSSGELNSLSISLIPQEWHWENYSQALARQGLVRSAANSTAVALVSTVLVIVIAMPAAYVLARLKGKVRAAGIGWILVSQVFPVILIILPLFLILRTLGLTDSLVGLTLVHTTYTLPFALWMLQGYVTGIPTDLEEAGSMDGAPRVRVLRSIVFPLLLPGVVATAMFSFVSSWNEFFFALVLLQSPENYTLPITLKMFIGGEGKVALGPLAAGSVLAAIPSIVFFSIMQRKLTGGLLAGAVKG
- a CDS encoding ABC transporter substrate-binding protein; translated protein: MKIRGASTVACLTIAALTLAACGGGDEDGSADGPVTLTFQSLSDQPAAIAATEAIVAEWNEANPDVQVEIVPAGWDGIYDKLITQFNGGAAPDVIHYEAASIVPFAADGYLADLSEYMSDERREDIPEGILDAVTVDGEVIAYPTELQSYMVFANTAMLEAAGVEIPSGETMTWDELRELAQATTTDGVHGLGWGLASPTAAFMSFAPGFGGTFFEGTGADASLTIGEGELSVPELVHTMAFEDQTILPVTLTQSGSETLASFYGEQIAMTIQGSFQAANIATDAPEGLEWTVLPPLAGPDGAGQAANPQTLSVNIDSEHVEESAAFIEFFTETENLAALNEADALIPATTSAQELMAEQLGDENGWATILSSGQHLVSAPYLFVDAYAQWKDTVATPAFQRYLAQEIDADGLAGQLEDGWAEITG
- a CDS encoding ADP-ribosylglycohydrolase family protein, whose translation is MAVITGAAVGDALGGATEGWTPEQIEERHGGRVRGIVGPWYENWRTARPIAPYHKGDGHITDDTLMTRALVEVYAKRRAHLDAYAVAEDLVPLMIGEPRWIPELEDEALILQRVFLAEKWIVARLHYGHVDPREAGVGNVVNCGAAMYMAPVGLANAGDPRAAYAEAIDVAGAHQSSYGREAAGVFAAMVAAAVAPGASVDDVVRAALDVAHDGTADALRAVVDAVAGREVPADDDGERELARVVREAVAPYDSVGPEYRQMSMDARRPSRTKSIEELPAALGFVLGHRGDFRGAVLGAVNYGRDADSIAVMAGAVCAGLGGTEVVPTEWLDEIERASRTDVRATGRLMADAARDILRADAERARARAEALAGLAEVPA